In Devosia sp. XK-2, one DNA window encodes the following:
- a CDS encoding GntR family transcriptional regulator, translating to MIQSSHSEAAPQADDRAMAIRDHLRDAIVEHRLVPGTKLSEAEVGKLFDVSRTVVRAALQSLTFEGLVRAERNRGAFVASPSPEEARQLFEARRQIETGIARTAAINGKQADFARFEACLATESRLIAERGPASRRASIRASGEFHLLLAEIAGNAIMQRFMEELIARSSLVIALYGRTGASSCGHNEHGDIVAALRDRDAERASALILQHIDHIEADLDLRAYAERPLRDALLL from the coding sequence ATGATCCAATCGTCCCATTCCGAAGCCGCCCCGCAAGCCGATGACCGGGCCATGGCCATTCGCGACCATTTGCGCGACGCCATAGTCGAGCATCGCCTGGTGCCTGGCACCAAGCTCTCGGAAGCCGAAGTGGGCAAGCTGTTCGATGTCAGCCGCACCGTGGTGCGCGCCGCCCTGCAATCACTGACCTTTGAAGGCCTGGTGCGGGCCGAGCGCAATCGTGGCGCCTTTGTCGCCAGTCCCAGCCCGGAAGAGGCCCGGCAGCTTTTCGAAGCGCGGCGGCAGATCGAAACCGGCATTGCCCGCACCGCCGCCATAAACGGCAAACAGGCCGATTTTGCCCGCTTCGAGGCCTGTCTGGCGACGGAAAGCCGCTTGATCGCCGAGCGTGGGCCGGCCTCACGCCGCGCCTCCATCCGGGCATCAGGCGAATTCCACCTGCTGCTGGCCGAGATTGCCGGCAATGCCATCATGCAGCGCTTCATGGAAGAACTGATTGCCCGCTCCTCCCTGGTCATCGCGCTTTACGGGCGCACCGGTGCATCCAGTTGCGGGCACAACGAACATGGCGACATTGTCGCCGCCCTGCGCGACCGCGACGCAGAACGCGCCAGCGCCCTCATCCTCCAGCATATCGATCACATCGAGGCCGATCTGGACCTGCGCGCTTATGCCGAGCGCCCTCTAAGAGACGCCTTGCTGCTCTAG